In Dehalococcoidia bacterium, one DNA window encodes the following:
- the miaA gene encoding tRNA (adenosine(37)-N6)-dimethylallyltransferase MiaA, whose translation MTPDSPASGPLVAIVGATASGKTSLSLELASRFNGEIVNADSRQVYRHMDIGTAKPTPQERAAVRHWLIDVIEPDEEYSLARYQEDALTALRDIWSRGKTAFLVGGTGQYVWALLEGWQVPRVPPDWKLRRSLEERARREGADSLHRELAEVDPQAAQRADPRNVRRVIRALEVYRMTGRPISSLQDKLRPAFEALILGIAWPRAELYQRIDERVERMLAAGFVDEVRGLLERGYSPELPSMSGIGYRQICRHLRGEMTLAEAAAEMKTENHRLARMQSAWFRRDDPRIRWVEGGEGLRDEGARLVAGWLSEKRR comes from the coding sequence ATGACCCCGGATTCCCCTGCGTCGGGCCCCCTCGTCGCCATAGTCGGCGCGACGGCCTCCGGCAAGACGTCGCTGTCCCTTGAGCTGGCGTCCCGCTTTAACGGCGAGATCGTCAACGCCGATTCGCGCCAGGTGTACCGCCACATGGACATCGGCACGGCGAAGCCCACGCCGCAAGAGCGCGCGGCAGTGCGCCACTGGCTCATCGACGTCATCGAGCCCGACGAGGAGTACAGCCTCGCGCGCTACCAGGAGGATGCGCTGACGGCCCTGAGGGACATCTGGTCGCGGGGGAAGACGGCGTTCCTGGTCGGAGGGACGGGGCAGTACGTGTGGGCGCTGCTCGAAGGCTGGCAAGTGCCGCGGGTGCCGCCGGACTGGAAGCTCCGGCGGAGCCTCGAAGAACGGGCCCGACGGGAGGGCGCGGACTCGCTGCACCGCGAGCTGGCGGAGGTCGACCCGCAAGCGGCGCAGCGAGCCGACCCGCGAAACGTACGGCGGGTAATAAGGGCGCTGGAAGTGTACAGAATGACCGGCCGCCCTATCTCATCGCTTCAGGACAAGTTGCGACCTGCCTTCGAAGCGCTTATCCTTGGTATTGCCTGGCCGCGGGCCGAGCTCTACCAGCGCATCGACGAGCGCGTGGAGCGGATGCTGGCGGCCGGCTTCGTCGATGAGGTAAGAGGGCTGCTCGAACGCGGGTACAGCCCGGAGCTGCCCTCGATGTCGGGCATCGGGTACAGGCAAATCTGCCGGCACCTCCGGGGTGAGATGACGCTCGCTGAGGCGGCGGCGGAGATGAAGACGGAAAACCACCGGCTCGCCCGCATGCAGTCGGCATGGTTCCGGCGCGACGACCCACGGATCCGCTGGGTGGAAGGCGGAGAGGGCCTTCGGGACGAGGGGGCGCGTCTCGTGGCCGGATGGTTGAGCGAGAAACGAAGGTAG
- the tpiA gene encoding triose-phosphate isomerase, with amino-acid sequence MKRTPIIAGNWKMNKDAEGARELCEGVRQRVDGVSGVEKVMCPPFPFLMLVAECLKGSSIKAGAQNVYWEEKGAFTGEVSPPMLKGIVDFVIIGHSERRAYFCETDETVNKKVKAVLAAGLRPIMCVGETESERQAGQTEEVLLRQVRGGLDGVDLPESFAIAYEPVWAIGTGKAATGAMANEAIGLIRAEVTRLFDAPRGDSLRVLYGGSVTPDNIVEFMREPEIDGALVGGACLNVDSFSAIIEQSARTAASK; translated from the coding sequence ATGAAGCGAACGCCGATCATCGCCGGCAACTGGAAGATGAACAAGGACGCGGAGGGCGCCAGAGAGCTGTGCGAGGGCGTCAGACAGCGCGTCGACGGCGTCAGCGGCGTCGAGAAGGTGATGTGCCCGCCGTTCCCTTTCCTCATGCTCGTGGCCGAGTGCCTGAAGGGGAGTTCGATAAAGGCCGGCGCCCAGAACGTCTACTGGGAGGAGAAAGGCGCTTTCACCGGCGAAGTGTCGCCGCCGATGCTCAAGGGAATCGTCGATTTCGTCATAATCGGCCACTCGGAGAGACGCGCCTACTTCTGCGAGACGGACGAAACGGTGAACAAGAAGGTCAAAGCGGTGCTCGCGGCGGGCCTGCGGCCCATCATGTGCGTGGGGGAGACGGAGTCGGAACGCCAGGCCGGGCAGACGGAAGAGGTGCTGCTGCGTCAGGTCCGCGGCGGCCTCGACGGAGTAGACCTGCCGGAGAGCTTCGCTATCGCCTACGAGCCGGTATGGGCAATCGGAACGGGCAAGGCGGCCACCGGCGCCATGGCCAACGAGGCGATAGGGCTCATCCGCGCCGAGGTGACGCGTCTCTTCGACGCGCCGCGCGGCGACTCCCTGCGCGTCCTCTACGGCGGCAGCGTCACGCCCGACAACATCGTCGAGTTCATGCGCGAGCCGGAGATAGACGGCGCGCTCGTCGGCGGCGCCTGCCTCAACGTCGATTCTTTTTCCGCCATCATCGAGCAGTCAGCGCGGACCGCCGCAAGCAAGTAG
- a CDS encoding 2,3-bisphosphoglycerate-independent phosphoglycerate mutase, whose product MMDLDIIRELVVKNDTKIVLLVIDGLGGLPHNETGRSELEAANTVHLDRLAADGVCGLTVPVGLGITPGSGPGHLALFGYDPLRYQVGRGVLEALGIDFDLRREDVAARGNFCTVDSQGAVTDRRAGRISTDRNAELCAELRTISLPGVELFVEPVREHRFLLVLRGGHLAEGVSDTDPQRLEAPPLPAQAERPEAEETARLANEFIARARERLHDKHPANMLLLRGFSKWPDIPQVSDVFGLRAAAIAVYPMYRGLAKLVGMTVLPAGSGIADEIETLKANWNEFDFFFVHYKATDSRGEDGDFEGKVAALEEVDSVVPAIRELGPDVFMVGGDHSTPSLLGAHSWHPVPFIMHSRWCRPDEIETFDEARCRHGGLGVFPAKEAMPLALANALRLTKFGA is encoded by the coding sequence TTGATGGACCTCGATATCATCCGCGAGCTTGTAGTCAAGAACGATACGAAGATCGTTCTCCTCGTGATCGATGGCCTGGGAGGCCTGCCTCACAACGAGACAGGGCGCTCGGAGCTGGAGGCGGCGAATACTGTGCATCTCGACCGCCTCGCCGCCGACGGTGTCTGCGGGCTGACCGTCCCCGTCGGACTCGGCATCACCCCCGGCAGCGGCCCCGGCCACCTCGCTCTCTTCGGGTACGATCCGCTCAGGTACCAGGTGGGGCGCGGCGTCCTCGAAGCCCTCGGGATCGACTTCGATCTCAGACGCGAGGACGTCGCGGCGCGCGGCAACTTTTGCACCGTCGATTCCCAAGGCGCCGTCACGGACCGGCGGGCGGGACGCATCAGCACCGATCGCAACGCTGAGCTGTGCGCCGAGCTGCGGACAATCTCCCTACCCGGCGTCGAGCTTTTCGTCGAGCCTGTGCGCGAGCACCGCTTCCTGCTCGTGCTGCGCGGCGGCCACCTCGCCGAGGGCGTCTCGGACACCGACCCGCAGCGCCTTGAAGCGCCGCCGCTGCCGGCGCAGGCGGAACGCCCGGAAGCAGAGGAGACGGCGCGGCTGGCGAACGAGTTCATCGCCCGCGCCCGCGAGCGCCTCCACGACAAGCATCCCGCAAACATGCTCCTTCTGCGCGGGTTCTCGAAGTGGCCGGATATTCCCCAGGTGAGCGACGTCTTCGGTCTGCGGGCGGCGGCGATAGCGGTCTACCCCATGTACCGGGGACTCGCGAAGCTGGTGGGCATGACAGTCCTGCCGGCCGGCTCGGGCATCGCCGACGAGATCGAAACGCTGAAGGCGAACTGGAACGAGTTCGACTTCTTCTTCGTGCACTACAAGGCGACCGATTCGCGCGGCGAGGACGGCGATTTTGAGGGCAAGGTGGCTGCCCTTGAGGAGGTCGACTCGGTCGTTCCAGCTATACGCGAACTCGGCCCGGACGTATTCATGGTGGGCGGCGACCACTCGACGCCGTCGTTGCTGGGCGCACATAGCTGGCACCCGGTACCCTTTATTATGCACTCGCGCTGGTGCCGCCCTGATGAAATCGAGACGTTCGATGAGGCGCGCTGCCGGCACGGCGGACTGGGCGTCTTCCCGGCAAAGGAGGCTATGCCGCTGGCGCTGGCCAACGCTCTTCGGCTGACAAAGTTCGGAGCTTGA
- a CDS encoding phosphoglycerate kinase, which produces MNKKTVRDIDVAGKRALVRVDFNVPLDKETGKISDDSRLRASLPTIRYLMDKGARVVLCSHLGRPKGKVVEELRMSRAGIGERLSELLGVPVRTLHHVIGPKAEEATRQLKPGEVLLLENVRFFPEEEANDPKMSHALAQLADVYVDDAFGSAHRAHASTVGIAGELPAVAGFLMEREVDYLSKALTNPQRPFAAIIGGAKISTKIGVLRNLLSRLDCLIVGGGMASTLLKANGMNVGQSLVEDDQIDVARDLMRQADERGVPLLLPSDAVVADRFAADANAETVEVQNIPPEMRIMDIGPDSVATFQEAVEDCKTVVWNGPLGVAEFPQFAQGSLAMAKTLAALDAVTIVGGGETVALIEDAGLQDKFTHVSTGGGASLEFLEGKTLPGVAALMDR; this is translated from the coding sequence ATGAACAAGAAGACCGTCCGCGATATCGACGTCGCGGGGAAGCGCGCGCTCGTGCGGGTCGATTTCAACGTCCCGCTCGACAAGGAAACGGGCAAGATCTCCGATGACAGCCGGCTTCGGGCCTCGCTGCCCACCATCCGATACCTGATGGACAAGGGGGCGCGCGTCGTTCTCTGTTCGCACCTCGGCCGCCCAAAGGGCAAGGTCGTTGAGGAGCTGCGGATGTCACGGGCAGGAATTGGTGAGCGGCTCTCCGAACTGCTGGGGGTGCCCGTGCGCACCCTTCACCACGTTATCGGGCCGAAGGCTGAGGAAGCCACGCGGCAGTTGAAGCCCGGCGAGGTCCTCCTCCTGGAAAACGTCCGCTTTTTCCCCGAAGAGGAGGCGAACGACCCCAAGATGTCGCACGCCCTGGCGCAACTCGCGGACGTGTATGTCGACGACGCCTTCGGGTCGGCCCATCGGGCGCACGCCTCCACCGTCGGCATAGCCGGCGAGCTTCCCGCCGTCGCCGGCTTCCTGATGGAGAGAGAAGTGGACTATCTAAGCAAGGCGCTCACGAACCCGCAACGGCCCTTCGCCGCCATAATCGGCGGGGCGAAGATAAGCACCAAGATCGGGGTGCTCCGCAACCTCCTGTCGCGGCTCGATTGCCTCATCGTCGGCGGCGGCATGGCATCCACTCTGCTCAAGGCTAACGGCATGAACGTGGGGCAATCGCTGGTCGAGGACGATCAGATCGACGTGGCGCGCGATCTCATGCGCCAGGCCGACGAGCGCGGCGTCCCGCTCCTGCTCCCCTCGGATGCTGTCGTTGCCGACCGCTTCGCTGCCGACGCCAACGCCGAGACAGTGGAGGTGCAGAACATACCGCCTGAAATGCGTATCATGGACATAGGCCCCGACAGCGTTGCGACCTTTCAGGAGGCGGTGGAGGACTGCAAAACGGTGGTCTGGAACGGCCCCCTGGGGGTAGCGGAGTTCCCGCAGTTCGCCCAGGGCTCGCTGGCGATGGCCAAGACCCTCGCCGCCCTCGACGCTGTTACCATCGTCGGCGGGGGCGAGACGGTGGCGCTGATCGAGGACGCGGGGCTGCAAGACAAGTTTACTCACGTCTCCACTGGCGGCGGCGCCTCCCTCGAGTTCCTGGAGGGGAAGACGCTGCCGGGAGTGGCTGCCTTGATGGACCGGTAG
- a CDS encoding polyprenyl synthetase family protein yields MTLLGPERLLDLQERYVPLIEGEMKRALQDRRLVHYGLMRYHLGWEDREGRPEHWFRGKMLRPLLCLLSCEAVGGKAESALPAAAALEFLHNFSLIHDDIEDCSPERHGRETLWKIWGVPLAVNAGDGMFALAHVTLQRLGETGLPPEKALEIRRLLDIASLELCEGQYLDLEYERRLDVTCKHYLDMAAGKTAALMSAASAGGAVIGGATPDIVGLFQEFGRNLGFAFQIRDDILGIWGKSTEMGKPTGEDIYARKKSFPVVFALERSRGADRTKLQALYEKPELTAADVEDVLAALQSVSSREESQNAAMRYASRALGRLRGVKMPAESRRNLKALADYFVDREA; encoded by the coding sequence GTGACGCTATTGGGGCCGGAACGCCTTCTCGACTTGCAGGAGCGGTACGTTCCGCTCATCGAGGGGGAGATGAAGCGGGCCCTCCAGGACAGGCGGCTCGTTCACTACGGCCTCATGCGCTACCACCTCGGGTGGGAGGACCGCGAGGGCAGGCCCGAGCACTGGTTCCGCGGCAAGATGCTGCGCCCTCTTCTCTGCCTCCTGAGCTGCGAAGCTGTGGGCGGCAAAGCGGAAAGCGCCCTGCCGGCAGCGGCGGCGCTGGAGTTCCTGCACAACTTCAGCCTCATCCATGACGACATTGAGGACTGCTCCCCCGAAAGGCATGGCCGCGAGACACTGTGGAAGATATGGGGCGTCCCCCTGGCCGTAAATGCCGGCGACGGCATGTTCGCGCTCGCCCACGTGACGCTCCAGAGACTCGGCGAGACGGGACTGCCGCCCGAAAAGGCGCTGGAGATACGGCGCTTGCTCGACATCGCCTCCCTGGAACTTTGCGAAGGTCAGTACCTCGACCTTGAGTACGAGAGGCGGCTCGACGTCACCTGCAAGCATTACCTGGACATGGCCGCAGGCAAGACGGCCGCCCTGATGTCCGCGGCCTCCGCCGGGGGAGCCGTCATCGGCGGCGCGACGCCCGATATAGTCGGCCTCTTTCAGGAATTCGGCAGGAACCTGGGTTTTGCCTTCCAGATAAGGGATGATATCCTTGGCATCTGGGGGAAGTCGACCGAGATGGGGAAGCCCACAGGGGAAGACATCTACGCGCGGAAGAAATCCTTCCCCGTCGTCTTTGCCCTGGAGCGGTCGCGCGGCGCTGACAGGACAAAGCTGCAAGCGCTGTACGAGAAGCCGGAACTGACAGCAGCCGATGTCGAGGACGTCCTGGCGGCGCTCCAAAGCGTCTCGTCGCGGGAAGAGAGCCAGAACGCCGCTATGCGGTACGCGTCTCGCGCTCTCGGCCGGTTGCGAGGCGTGAAGATGCCCGCCGAAAGCAGGCGCAACCTGAAGGCCTTGGCGGACTATTTCGTTGATCGGGAGGCCTGA
- the rpiB gene encoding ribose 5-phosphate isomerase B, producing the protein MRIAIGSDHAGFALKQVLAQHVGSLGHSVTDFGCPDTSSVDYPDIAVPLSKAVVSGEHDLGILVCSNGVGMCICANKVKGVRAALCHDPFSSRRARQHTDANVLCLGSWCIGEGVAREVVEAFLAAGFEGGRHVRRLEKVKALENQER; encoded by the coding sequence ATGCGCATTGCCATCGGCAGTGATCACGCGGGGTTTGCTCTCAAGCAGGTGCTTGCCCAACACGTCGGGTCGCTCGGTCATAGCGTTACGGATTTCGGCTGCCCGGATACAAGCTCCGTCGACTACCCCGACATCGCTGTGCCGCTTTCGAAGGCGGTCGTCAGCGGCGAGCACGACCTCGGAATCCTCGTCTGCAGCAATGGCGTCGGCATGTGCATCTGCGCGAACAAGGTGAAGGGGGTACGCGCCGCGCTCTGTCACGACCCCTTCAGTTCACGCCGCGCCCGACAGCACACCGACGCTAACGTCCTCTGCCTCGGCTCCTGGTGCATCGGCGAAGGGGTAGCGAGAGAGGTGGTCGAGGCATTCCTCGCCGCCGGCTTCGAGGGTGGGCGTCACGTCCGACGGCTGGAAAAAGTAAAGGCGCTCGAGAACCAGGAGAGGTGA
- a CDS encoding L-threonylcarbamoyladenylate synthase, with amino-acid sequence MRIITCEALFARELSVVVECLRNGGLVAFPTDTLYGLAAAAANDEAVKRLYKAKNRPADDPLPMLLSHPHDARQVTLRVPDLALKLASRFWPGPLTLVLPRNPAFHSLALAGRDDVAVRVPAHEVPRLLIETLGEPITGTSANISGLPPTTTARDVAKQLGDSVDIIIDGGRTPIGVESTVIDLVGETPRLLREGALTRAQIEAVVGHVDASEG; translated from the coding sequence ATGCGGATAATCACTTGTGAAGCCCTTTTTGCGCGCGAACTCTCCGTTGTCGTCGAGTGTTTGCGCAATGGCGGCCTCGTCGCCTTCCCAACCGACACATTGTACGGTCTGGCTGCCGCCGCCGCCAACGACGAAGCGGTGAAGAGGCTATACAAAGCCAAGAACCGCCCCGCGGACGATCCGCTTCCCATGCTTCTTTCTCATCCCCATGACGCACGGCAGGTAACCCTGAGAGTGCCTGATTTGGCGTTGAAGTTAGCCTCTCGCTTCTGGCCGGGCCCTCTCACCCTTGTCTTGCCCCGCAACCCTGCCTTTCACTCGCTTGCCCTCGCCGGGCGCGACGATGTGGCCGTCCGTGTCCCTGCCCACGAGGTGCCGCGTTTGCTGATCGAGACGCTGGGCGAACCCATCACCGGTACCAGCGCCAACATTTCTGGGCTGCCTCCCACGACGACGGCTCGAGACGTGGCGAAACAGCTTGGCGACAGCGTCGACATCATCATCGACGGGGGCCGCACGCCGATCGGCGTAGAGTCAACCGTGATAGACTTAGTAGGAGAGACGCCGCGGCTGCTGCGAGAGGGCGCGCTCACCCGCGCTCAGATCGAAGCCGTCGTCGGACACGTAGACGCAAGCGAGGGGTGA
- the guaA gene encoding glutamine-hydrolyzing GMP synthase, with product MEIAREKGGERPVAAEPGREVKPEAVVVLDFGSQTSLLIARRIRECHVYCELVPYYAPWEEIAGLNIKGFVLSGGPASVYAEGAPLTPSYVFEAGVPVLGICYGMQLLAHQLGGRVSPGEKHEYGHTMLHQAEQSDLFADLPPSMPVWMSHGDHIVEPPPGFRSLAYSDNSPIAVMGNERGLLGLQFHPEVVHTPQGKKIMENFLYRVCGCRGDWTPENFAAESVKRIRSQVGDGRVICALSGGVDSAVAATLVHRAVGDQLTCIFVNNGLLRREEPERVLQTFRRNMKMNLIDVDATDRFLKVLAGVTDPEEKRHRVGEEFIRVFEEEADKLGRVDFIVQGTTYPDVIESASSPTGDGSAAKIKSHHNVGGLPKEMTLQLIEPLRYLFKDEVRQVGLEVGLPEEMVFRQPFPGPGLAIRIIGEVTPGKLETLRACDWIVMNEIKNARLYRELWQAFAVLTDSRSVGVMGDFRTYGHVVALRVVTAEDAMTADWARLPYDLLARIASRIVNEVPAVNRVVYDITSKPPGTIEWE from the coding sequence CTGGAGATTGCGCGCGAAAAGGGCGGCGAGCGTCCGGTCGCGGCGGAGCCGGGACGCGAGGTAAAGCCGGAAGCGGTAGTGGTCCTCGATTTCGGCTCGCAGACGAGCCTGCTCATCGCGCGGCGCATCCGCGAGTGTCATGTCTACTGCGAGCTCGTCCCCTACTATGCCCCCTGGGAGGAAATCGCCGGCCTCAACATCAAGGGCTTCGTCCTGTCAGGCGGACCGGCAAGCGTTTATGCGGAGGGAGCGCCCCTCACCCCATCATACGTGTTCGAAGCGGGAGTCCCTGTGCTCGGCATCTGCTACGGGATGCAGCTGCTCGCTCACCAGCTCGGCGGGCGCGTGTCCCCCGGCGAGAAGCACGAGTACGGCCACACCATGCTGCATCAGGCGGAGCAGTCGGACCTGTTCGCCGACCTGCCGCCCTCGATGCCGGTCTGGATGAGCCACGGCGATCACATTGTCGAGCCGCCGCCCGGCTTCCGATCCCTCGCCTACTCCGACAATTCGCCCATCGCCGTCATGGGCAACGAGCGCGGGCTCCTCGGCTTGCAGTTCCATCCGGAGGTCGTCCACACGCCGCAGGGCAAGAAGATCATGGAGAACTTCCTGTACCGGGTGTGTGGCTGCCGCGGCGATTGGACCCCGGAGAACTTCGCGGCGGAAAGTGTGAAGCGCATAAGGTCGCAGGTCGGCGACGGGCGGGTAATCTGCGCCCTTTCAGGCGGCGTCGACTCTGCGGTGGCCGCCACGCTTGTGCACCGGGCCGTTGGCGACCAGTTAACGTGCATATTCGTGAACAACGGTCTGCTGCGGCGCGAGGAGCCCGAACGCGTGCTGCAGACGTTCCGTCGCAACATGAAGATGAACCTGATTGACGTCGACGCCACCGACCGCTTCCTCAAGGTGCTGGCCGGCGTCACTGACCCCGAGGAGAAGCGGCACCGCGTCGGGGAGGAGTTCATCCGCGTCTTTGAGGAGGAGGCGGACAAGCTGGGCCGGGTCGACTTCATCGTGCAGGGGACCACGTACCCCGATGTCATCGAGAGCGCGTCCTCGCCCACGGGCGACGGCTCCGCCGCGAAGATCAAGAGCCATCACAACGTCGGCGGGCTGCCCAAAGAGATGACGCTACAACTCATCGAGCCTTTGCGCTATCTGTTCAAGGACGAGGTGCGACAGGTGGGCCTGGAAGTTGGCCTTCCGGAGGAGATGGTCTTCCGCCAGCCTTTCCCCGGGCCCGGGCTTGCGATCCGCATTATCGGCGAGGTGACGCCGGGGAAGCTGGAGACGCTTCGCGCCTGCGACTGGATAGTTATGAACGAGATCAAGAACGCGCGCCTCTATCGCGAACTGTGGCAGGCTTTCGCGGTGCTGACGGACAGTCGCAGCGTTGGTGTCATGGGTGACTTCCGCACCTACGGGCACGTCGTCGCATTGCGCGTCGTCACGGCCGAGGACGCGATGACTGCCGACTGGGCGCGGCTCCCCTACGACCTGCTGGCGCGGATCGCGAGCCGCATCGTCAACGAGGTGCCGGCGGTGAACCGCGTAGTTTACGACATCACGTCGAAGCCACCCGGCACAATTGAGTGGGAGTAG
- a CDS encoding aldehyde dehydrogenase family protein, with the protein MEQYKLFINGEFVDARDGKTFESIDPGTEQPIATIAQAGTADAEAAIAAARRAFDSGVWSGLSPKARMAKIQDFADQVARQALRLAATESMDSGQVISLAKFFPLLGVGFLRNISLYAATKFPWEEEIPVSGNVFAPGRDFIRREPIGVCVGIIPWNYPMTMAFWKIAPALATGNTVVLKPASYTSLSALIIAEAAQAAGLPAGVLNVIPGPGGSLGKTLCTHPDVDKIAFTGSTEVGREIMRMASDTVKKVTLELGGKSANIILDDCDMELAVEGACFGTFFHQGQVCESGTRVLVQSKIYDEFLGKMKKRAEALRVGYQLDPTSHLGPLVSKEQLATVERYVALGKEEGATLITGGQRVEVPGIAGGYYYPPTIFADVDNKMRIAQEEIFGPVVCVIKFHDDDEAVAIANDSIYGLGGGVFSSNTARAERIARGVRTGTMWINNYHIFADFAPFGGYKQSGVGRELGGAGLHEYVEIKRVHVPALADKNSNMTFQILSDNKRVEGFSYSCPTNVIVGHGSLSGIYKAIADLGCRRALILTDPGVRKAGLADLTKNALVDFCVGIYDSIPADPDLESVDAAVEAARELNADCIVSVGGGSVLDTGKSVCVTLKNGGKANDYLNMQVLTEPQTPHIAIPTTAGTGSEVTTIAVLTSKGAGRKLFIVDPRILPNVAILDPRFTMTLPKDMTACTAMDALTHAVEALTSTMANPMCDGHALQAIRLITENLPLVIADGSNEKARLNMQIAATAAGLAFTTAQVGLAHGMAHTLGTLHHVSHGAACGIVLPKVMRYNVDYAAPKLALVAQAMGVDTRGMDEREAALAAAEAVEALMVKAQHPLKLRDVGVPEDNLPMCAFHAIADTAVIFNARPVNDPNEILALYQQAY; encoded by the coding sequence ATGGAGCAGTACAAGCTCTTCATCAACGGCGAGTTCGTCGACGCCCGCGACGGGAAGACATTCGAGTCCATTGACCCGGGGACGGAGCAACCTATCGCCACCATCGCCCAGGCGGGGACCGCCGATGCCGAGGCCGCCATTGCTGCCGCGCGCAGAGCGTTTGACAGCGGGGTATGGAGCGGCCTTTCGCCGAAAGCGCGCATGGCCAAGATCCAGGACTTCGCCGACCAGGTGGCGCGGCAGGCCCTTCGGCTGGCCGCAACGGAGTCGATGGACTCAGGGCAGGTCATATCACTCGCCAAGTTCTTCCCCCTGCTGGGGGTCGGTTTTCTTCGCAACATAAGCCTCTACGCCGCGACGAAGTTTCCCTGGGAAGAGGAGATACCCGTCTCGGGCAACGTCTTTGCCCCCGGGCGCGACTTCATCCGTCGCGAGCCGATCGGCGTCTGCGTGGGCATCATCCCCTGGAACTACCCGATGACGATGGCGTTCTGGAAGATCGCACCCGCGCTCGCGACCGGTAACACCGTCGTGCTCAAGCCTGCCTCCTACACCTCGCTGAGCGCCCTCATCATCGCCGAGGCAGCGCAAGCGGCCGGGCTTCCCGCGGGCGTCTTGAACGTCATTCCCGGGCCGGGCGGCTCGTTGGGCAAGACCCTTTGCACCCATCCCGACGTCGACAAGATCGCCTTTACCGGCAGCACCGAGGTGGGACGCGAGATCATGCGAATGGCCTCCGACACGGTGAAGAAAGTGACCCTCGAACTTGGCGGCAAGTCGGCCAACATCATCCTCGACGACTGCGACATGGAGCTTGCCGTTGAAGGCGCGTGCTTCGGCACGTTCTTCCACCAGGGTCAGGTGTGCGAATCGGGCACGCGCGTGCTCGTCCAGTCGAAGATCTACGACGAGTTCCTGGGGAAGATGAAGAAGCGCGCCGAAGCCCTCCGCGTCGGCTACCAGCTCGATCCCACCTCTCACCTCGGGCCGCTTGTCAGCAAGGAGCAGCTCGCTACCGTCGAGCGCTACGTGGCGCTGGGCAAGGAAGAGGGCGCGACGCTTATAACGGGCGGGCAGCGCGTGGAGGTCCCCGGCATCGCCGGCGGCTACTACTACCCCCCCACGATCTTCGCCGACGTCGACAACAAGATGCGCATCGCCCAGGAGGAGATCTTCGGCCCTGTCGTCTGCGTCATCAAGTTCCACGACGACGATGAGGCGGTTGCCATCGCCAACGACTCCATATACGGACTCGGCGGCGGCGTCTTCTCCTCCAACACGGCGAGAGCGGAGCGCATCGCCCGCGGCGTGCGCACCGGCACGATGTGGATCAACAACTACCACATTTTCGCCGACTTCGCCCCCTTCGGCGGCTACAAGCAGTCGGGCGTCGGGCGCGAGCTGGGCGGTGCCGGACTGCACGAGTACGTGGAAATCAAGCGCGTGCACGTGCCTGCCCTCGCCGACAAGAACTCCAACATGACCTTCCAGATACTATCCGACAACAAACGAGTCGAAGGCTTCTCTTACTCCTGCCCCACAAACGTCATCGTTGGCCACGGGTCGCTCAGCGGCATTTACAAGGCGATCGCCGACCTCGGCTGCCGGAGGGCGCTGATCCTCACCGACCCCGGCGTCCGGAAAGCGGGGCTCGCCGACCTGACGAAGAACGCGCTCGTTGATTTCTGCGTCGGCATCTACGACAGCATCCCGGCCGACCCCGACCTCGAATCCGTTGACGCCGCCGTCGAAGCCGCGCGCGAACTAAACGCCGATTGCATCGTCAGCGTGGGCGGCGGCAGCGTGCTCGACACGGGCAAATCCGTTTGCGTCACGCTGAAGAACGGCGGCAAGGCCAACGACTACCTCAACATGCAGGTGCTCACCGAGCCGCAGACGCCCCACATCGCCATCCCCACGACCGCGGGCACGGGCAGCGAGGTGACGACCATCGCCGTGCTCACGAGCAAGGGCGCCGGCCGCAAGCTCTTCATCGTCGACCCGCGCATCCTGCCGAACGTCGCCATCCTCGACCCCCGCTTCACGATGACCCTGCCCAAGGACATGACGGCCTGCACCGCCATGGACGCCCTCACGCACGCTGTCGAGGCGCTGACGAGCACGATGGCCAACCCGATGTGCGACGGCCACGCCCTGCAGGCAATACGCCTGATAACCGAGAACCTGCCGCTCGTCATCGCCGACGGGAGCAACGAGAAGGCGCGGCTCAACATGCAGATCGCGGCCACGGCGGCCGGGCTGGCCTTCACCACCGCCCAGGTCGGGCTGGCGCACGGCATGGCGCACACCCTGGGCACGCTGCACCACGTTTCGCACGGCGCGGCCTGCGGCATCGTCCTCCCCAAAGTGATGCGCTACAACGTCGACTATGCAGCGCCCAAGCTGGCCCTTGTCGCGCAGGCTATGGGGGTCGACACCCGCGGCATGGACGAGCGCGAAGCGGCGCTGGCCGCCGCCGAGGCGGTCGAAGCCCTCATGGTGAAGGCGCAGCACCCGCTAAAGCTGCGCGACGTGGGCGTGCCCGAAGACAACCTGCCTATGTGCGCGTTCCACGCCATCGCCGACACAGCCGTGATCTTCAACGCCCGCCCCGTCAATGACCCGAACGAAATCCTGGCACTCTATCAGCAGGCCTACTAG